A genomic stretch from Helianthus annuus cultivar XRQ/B chromosome 1, HanXRQr2.0-SUNRISE, whole genome shotgun sequence includes:
- the LOC110942469 gene encoding peroxidase 12 produces the protein MASKITVMPFHTVAVSVGVLVVIMALHLQGLEAQQQPLVKGLSWKYYESSCPKLESIIRKQMEKVIKKDVGLAAALLRLHFHDCFVQGCDGSVLLDGSASGPVDSEKTAPPNLSLKGFDVIEDLRRRVHKQCGAGSVSCSDITAIVARDAIVLTGGPDYSVPLGRRDGLSFATRNATLANLPSPFVGTDSLLTSLAAKNFDATDAVALSGAHTIGVAHCPSFTRRLYPTQDATMDKTLANTLKGVCPTQNTNATTFLDLRSPNVFDNKYFVDLMNKQGILTSDQDLYTDKRTREIVKSFAVNQTLFFEKFVNVMVKMGQMQVLTGTKGEIRNTCNKRNSNELVISNIVEDHNTDGVENL, from the exons ATGGCTAGTAAAATTACAGTAATGCCCTTTCACACAGTTGCAGTGAGTGTGGGTGTGTTGGTGGTGATCATGGCACTGCATTTGCAGGGTttagaagcacaacaacagccaTTGGTGAAGGGGCTTTCTTGGAAATACTATGAAAGTAGCTGTCCAAAATTGGAATCAATAATTAGGAAGCAAATGGAGAAGGTGATCAAGAAGGATGTTGGTCTTGCTGCTGCTCTCTTGAGACTTCATTTTCATGATTGTTTTGTTCAG GGCTGTGATGGTTCGGTTTTGTTGGATGGATCAGCAAGCGGACCAGTTGATAGCGAGAAAACGGCACCACCAAACCTAAGTTTAAAGGGTTTTGATGTCATTGAGGATCTTCGTCGTAGAGTTCACAAACAATGTGGTGCGGGTAGTGTCTCGTGTTCTGATATTACTGCTATAGTTGCGCGCGACGCTATTGTCTTG ACCGGCGGTCCAGACTATAGCGTTCCTCTGGGTCGAAGAGATGGACTCTCATTCGCCACAAGAAACGCAACACTTGCCAATCTTCCATCACCGTTTGTCGGGACAGACTCGCTACTAACCTCCCTTGCCGCCAAAAACTTTGACGCCACCGATGCTGTAGCCCTATCAGGGGCCCACACCATCGGTGTCGCCCATTGCCCATCCTTCACGCGACGACTTTATCCTACACAAGATGCGACCATGGATAAAACCCTAGCCAACACCCTCAAAGGCGTTTGCCCAACCCAAAACACGAATGCCACAACTTTCTTGGACCTTCGCTCTCCAAACGTGTTCGATAACAAGTACTTCGTCGACCTAATGAACAAACAAGGAATCCTAACGTCTGACCAAGATCTTTACACTGACAAACGAACCCGAGAGATTGTCAAGAGCTTTGCAGTCAACCAAACATTATTTTTCGAGAAATTCGTCAACGTAATGGTGAAGATGGGCCAAATGCAGGTTTTGACCGGCACAAAAGGTGAAATCCGCAACACTTGCAATAAGCGAAACTCAAACGAATTAGTCATATCAAACATTGTCGAGGACCACAACACGGACGGTGTCGAGAACCTCTAA